The genomic interval CCAGGACGAGGACGACCCGGATACCGAACCGCCGGTGCAGGCGATACATCACCGGCGCCAGCAGGACCACCAGCAGGTACGCGGTGAGGAACCACAGTGGGATCGATGCCACCCACACCCCGAACCGCACCAGCCCGGGGGACAGACCCAGCAATCGGACTCCGGCCACGTTGGCCACCAGGCCGACGGCGGCGAGCGTCACCAGCAGCCCGGTGGTCGGCCCGACCAGCCGCCCGGTGCGGCCGAGCAACCAGTCGGTCGCGTTCTCGCCCTTCCGGCGATGTGTTTGCAGGGACGCGGCGTTGGCGTACCCGCCGACCACGAAGAAGATCGGCATCACCTGGGCCACCCAGGTGAGCGGGTACGCCCAGGTCATCGAGTCCAGCGCGGAGCGGCCGGTGAGCCGTCCGTGGGCGTCGTAGGTGATGGCGCTGAGCAGCCAGTGCCCGAGCACCACCGCCGTGATCGCGAGCGCACGCAGCAGATCCACGTACCGCTCACGCGATGCCGGCGTCCGGTCGGCGAGCTCGCGCAGCCTGGCCACACCCCGACCCTAGGGTGTGTTCGCAGCACACCCCAGGTCTGCCATCCGGTGGGAGACACCGCTGGAGCAGACTTGGGGGCGAATCGGTTGTTTCAGGTTGCACGTACGACAGAAGGAGCTGCCGTGGCCGTCATCCACCGGGCCGAGATCCGTCCGACGAAGCTGGAACTTCTCGGCGAGTGGCTCCCGAAGCAGTCGTGGTGCACCGGTGAGCCTGGCGTGGCGCCGACCTCGGTGGGCGCGTACCGGTTCGACGACCCGCGGGGCGAGGTGGGCATCGAGACGCTGCTGGTCCGTACGGCTGACGGCCAGGTGATGCAGGTCCCGCTGACCTACCGGGGCGCACCACTCGCCGGCGGCGAGGCGTTCCTGGTGGGCACGATGGAGCACTCGGTCCTGGGCCGGCGCTGGGTGTACGACGGGTGCGGTGATCCGGTCTACCTGTCCGCCCTGGCCGCGGTGATTCTCGGGGACGCGGTGCAGGCGGAGGAACTCGTCGAGGGCAAGGGCGCGGACGGCCCGCAGCGGCGTACCCCCACCGTCTCGGTCGTGGGCACGGGTACCAGGGGCGCGGCGGTCCCGGCCGTGGAGGCCGTCGAGGAGCTGACCGACTCGGCCGAGGACGGGCGCACGGTCGTGCGGACCGCTGGACTGGAGCTCACGATCGTTCGCGTGGTGGAGCTTCCGGCAGTGGACTCCGGCAGCGACGCCCCCGAGGGCGATGGTGGCGACGAGGGCGGTGCCCTGCTCGGCGCGTGGACCGACCAGACCCGCCCGGTTCGGTTGGCGACGGCGCGGCGAATCTGACGCCGGCCGCGTTCCGACGTCTGTCCGGCGCTCAGCAGGGGTGCGGCCCGAGCGGAGAGCGGTCGCCCACCAGCCACCGGTGCCCGAACGGGTCGAAGAAGCCGCCCTGCCGGTGCGTGCCCCACGGCATCTCGTGGTCGCGTACGGGATCGTCGTTGTCCGCCCCCGCGTCGACCGCGCGGGCGACGAAGCTGTCCGGGTCGTCCACGAAGACCTCCACCCGGACGGTCGTCGTGCCCACCTCGCCGGGACTTGCCCAGCCGTTCTTCTCCGGCTCGCCGAGGAAGAACTGCGCGCCCTCGATCTCCAGGCCGATGACCGAGCCGAGGTTCCACAGCTCACGGGCACCGACGGCCCGGGCGTACCATCGCGCGGCGGCGGGAGCGTCCGGCACGGCCAGCATGAGAGAGACGACGGGTCCGTGGTCCGGCGACGGCATGGGTCCTCCCAGCAGAGTTTCCCGGCATCGTAGACCCGGCAGCGGTCGGTCTGGTTTGCTTCCGGTCTCAGCAGAGTTCGGGGAAGTCGCCGGAGGAGGTCCGACCGTGAAGACCAGTGAGCCCACGATCGTCGAACGAGCCGCGCAGCCCTACGTCGCGATCACGGCGTCGGTCCCGATGACCCGGATGGCAAGCACCCTCCCGCCACTGAACGGTGAGGTCTTCGGCTGGCTCGAGGCGCGCGGCATCGCTCCCGCAGGCGCGCCGTTGTGGAAGTACAACGTCATCGACATGGACCGCGAGCTGGAGATCGAGGTCGGCGTGCCGGTGGCGGAGAAGATCGCCGGTGACGACCGGGTCCGGTGCGGGGTGCTTCCGGCCGGCCGGTACGCCACCCTGCGGCATGTCGGGCATCCCGACGAACTGGTCGACGCCACCGGGTCGCTGCTGAGGTGGGCCGACGGGCAGGGGCTTCGCTGGGACGTCGCGGACAAGCCGGGCGGTGAGCGCTGGGCCGCTCGTGTGGAGTTCTACCTGACCGATCCCGCGGACGAGCCGGACCTGAACAAGTGGGAGACCGACCTGGCGTTCAAGCTCGCCGACTGAGCGGCGCGCTGCTATCGATAGCGGCGTACGGAGGACGCCAGCCGGTCGACGAACGCACGCCCGAACGCCGAGCTGCCGTCGACCGTGATCACGGCGAGGTAGGCGAAGACCCGCCACAGTTCGCGGCGCTGCGCGAAGCCCGGGTCGATCGGGGTGATCTCGCGGTAGCCGTCGAAGACCGCCTCCGGCACCGGTGCGAAGTAGTCGACCAGCGCGAGGTCGACCTCCGGGTGCCCGTACGACGGCGCGGGATCGAGCAGCAAGGCTCCGGCATCGGCCGCGGCTTCGGCCGCGGCTTCGGCTGTGGCTTCGATGGCAGGTGTCAGGAAGTTGTTCTGCTGGGCGTCCCCGTGCAGCAGCGTCGGCTTGGGCTCGGGCCCGCACAGCGCGGGGAACCGTCCGACGAGGCGTTCGACGTCCCGGGCCAGGTCCTTCGCAAGGTGTCCGCTGTCGACCGCCTGCCGCAGGCGGGGCAGCACGCGGCGTTCGGCGTAGAAGTCCGGCCAGGAGCTGGTGCCTGAGTCGGTGCCGACCGGACGGTTGTCCTGCCGCAGCGGGCCGAAGAACCCGTCGAACTCGGCGAGGCCGAACCGCTGCCCGTGCACCTGGTGCACCGTCGCGAGTGCCCGGCCGATCGACTGCCACTGCTCGGTCGAGCGCGCTTCCGGGAGGACCTCCGGAATCGCTTCCAGCAACAGCAACGAGCCGGTGTCAATCCGTACTTGCCCAGCGGCGACCGGTGTGGGAGTGACCACTCCGGCAAGGCGCCGCAGCAGCTCCAGACCACGCAGCTCCGCGGTGAACTGCTCACTGCCCGCGGTCGTACGGTCCAGCTTGACGAACACCGAGAACGGCTCGCCCCGGAAGATCCCGCACGGATGGGACGCACGGTCGTCCAGGTCGGCGAAGCCGGTCGCCGCCCAGGGGCGGCCGAGGTGGGCCGACGCGGCGGCCTCGACCGCGCGCAGGGTCGATGTGGCGGTGAGCGGGTGTGTCGTGGCCATCGACCGGAGCGTACAGCCACCGTCTTGTCGGGGGGTCTGCCCTAGATTGTCGAGCACATCGTCGTACTCGTCGTTCCTCGTCGTTTCTGATCAGGAAGGAGCCCGAATGAACCCGGCGGCAGATCTTGGGTCCCTGCGGACGGCAGGCGAGGTGACCAGCCGGATCGTGGCCGGCATCGGTGCGGACCAGTGGGACGCTCCGACCCCGTGCTCGGAGTGGAACGTCCGGATGCTGCTCAACCACGTCGTCGCCGGCAACCTCCTCGCCGCGGCGGTCCTGGGAGGTGTCGAGTTCCCGGCACCGGAGGAACGCGCCCGGCTGGGCCAGGTCGACCGGCTCGGCACCGATCCGCTCGCGGCCACTCGGCAGTCCGTCGACGACCTGGTCAAGGCGTTCGAACAGCCAAGAGTGCTCGAGCATGTCCATCCCTCGCCGGTGGGCCAGGTCCCCGGTGCCGCTCTCGTGCACCTGCGGACCACCGAACTCCTGGTCCACGGTTGGGACCTCGCCCGGGCTACCGGGCAGCCGGCGGACTACCCCGACGCTCTGGTCGAGCAGGAGCTGGCGTTCACGAAGGCGAACGTCGGCAGGGCCAGGACCGGGCCGGGCGGTCCGTTCGGTGCGTCGCAGCCGGTTGCCGAGGACGCCCCGGCGCTCGACCGGCTGGCCGCACTGCTCGGCCGGAGTGTGGCGTCTCGCTGACGCACCCCCCCGGACCCTGCGCCGGTAACATGTGGCACTTGTGTGATGCGGTTCCGAGTGACGGCGACCGACTTCACCACCGGCGTGGGTGGCCCACCGAGACGATCGGCAAGGGACGGTTGTCGTACTGGTCCGGTGCTGCGGCCGGCCGTGCCATAGTTGACCATGGCGCTTCCGGCAGACACCCATGTGCACAGCGAGTACTCCTGGGACACCGGCGGTCCGGACTCGGCAGCAGCCGGAACCATGGAGCAGACCTGCGAACGCGCGGCGCGGATCGGGCTTCCGGCGGTCGTGTTCACCGAGCACCTCGACTTCGTCGGCTGGGAGGCGGACCCGGGGGACGAGAGCGACCTGGTGCGGAGGCTGATGGACGCCGACGGGACGCTGGTCCCTCCTCCGCTGGACGTCGACGGCTACCTCGAGGCGATCGAGTGCTGCCGCCACAGCTTCCCCGACGTCCAGATCCTGACCGGAGTGGAGTTCGGGCAGCCGCACCTGGACGAGGAGGCAGCCTCGCGCGTACTCGACGTGTCGAAGCTGGATCGTGTCAACGGCTCCTTGCACACGCTGGTGGTCGACGGCCGGCGTCACGAACCACCCACCCTGTACCGGATGTGGCCGGCGGACAAGGTGATCTGGGAGTACCTCGCGGAGGTACCCCGCATGGTCGAGGGCTCGGAGACGTTCGAGGTGCTCACCCACATCGACTACGCCGTTCGCTACTGGCCGAGGGAGAAGAACGGCCCGTTCGACCCGAAGCGGTTCGAGGACGGCTTCCGGCAGGCGATGCGTGCGCTGGCCGGCAGTGGACGTGCGCTGGAGATGAACGTCGGTGGTCAGCTGCGTCCGTGGATCCCGCAGTGGTGGAGCGAGGAGGGCGGACGGGCAGTCAGCTTCGGCAGCGATGCACACGAGCCGCGTGCGCTCGCGAACAACTTCCCCGAGGCCGTCGCCATGGTGGAGCACTACGGTTTCCGGCCGGGCCACCGGCCGGCGGACTTCTGGACCCGGTGACGATGGCGGGGGAGTCCGCGAGGATCGAGCTCAGTATGGCCGACCTCCGGGCGGTCGTGGGCTATGCGGTGGCCTGTGCGCGGCCGGTGTTGGCGATCTTCGAACGCGAACGACCCGACGACGAGCGGCCGCAAGCCGCGGTTGACGCGGCGCTGGCGTTCGCGCAGGGAGCCGAGCGGACCAAGGTGCTGCGCGACAATGCCTGGGCGGCCCAGCGGGCGGCGACCGAGGCGCGGGACGCGGGGCAGGTCGCGGCGAGTGAGGCCGCGCGTGCGGCGCTCGCCGCGGCTGGTGCGGCGTTCCTCCACCCGCTGGCGAAGGCCACACAGGTCAAGCACATTCTCGGGTCGGCCGCCCATGCCGTCCGGGCGTTCGAGCTGGTCGCCGGCGACGATCCGGCTGCCGTCGCCGACCACCTCGCGCGGGCCCGGTCTCTCGCGAGCCCCGTCGTGGTGGACGTACTCCGGCGTTATCCGCCCGCCCCGAACGCCGGTGGCCGGATCGGAGAACTGATCCGTCACCTTGACGCGGCACTTCGCGCAGGTCCCGGCTGAGGCGAGGCGTGTCAGCCGCGGGCGTCCCACCAGCGGAGTACGCGCGACGCCCGCAGCGTGTTCCATCTGCTCGGGCGGCCGTCGCCGTCCTCCAGCCGGAAGTGCACGGCGCCGGGGTGGGTGTTCTCCAGCAGCCAGGTGCCGTCGGCCTGACGCCTGGACCGTAGGAGCTCGATCGGCTCGTCGAGCCGCGGGTCCCTGACGTTGGCCGAGCGGAAGTACTCGAGCCCACGCAGGACGTCGTAGCGCCATCTGGTTGGGAAGGAGAACCTCAGCCAGGTGTCGACGGCCACCTCGCCCGTGCTCTTCCGGCGGAAGAGTGAACGATCGAGCAGGTACTCCT from Actinopolymorpha sp. NPDC004070 carries:
- a CDS encoding putative immunity protein, translating into MADLRAVVGYAVACARPVLAIFERERPDDERPQAAVDAALAFAQGAERTKVLRDNAWAAQRAATEARDAGQVAASEAARAALAAAGAAFLHPLAKATQVKHILGSAAHAVRAFELVAGDDPAAVADHLARARSLASPVVVDVLRRYPPAPNAGGRIGELIRHLDAALRAGPG
- a CDS encoding VOC family protein; the encoded protein is MPSPDHGPVVSLMLAVPDAPAAARWYARAVGARELWNLGSVIGLEIEGAQFFLGEPEKNGWASPGEVGTTTVRVEVFVDDPDSFVARAVDAGADNDDPVRDHEMPWGTHRQGGFFDPFGHRWLVGDRSPLGPHPC
- a CDS encoding fructosamine kinase family protein, which produces MATTHPLTATSTLRAVEAAASAHLGRPWAATGFADLDDRASHPCGIFRGEPFSVFVKLDRTTAGSEQFTAELRGLELLRRLAGVVTPTPVAAGQVRIDTGSLLLLEAIPEVLPEARSTEQWQSIGRALATVHQVHGQRFGLAEFDGFFGPLRQDNRPVGTDSGTSSWPDFYAERRVLPRLRQAVDSGHLAKDLARDVERLVGRFPALCGPEPKPTLLHGDAQQNNFLTPAIEATAEAAAEAAADAGALLLDPAPSYGHPEVDLALVDYFAPVPEAVFDGYREITPIDPGFAQRRELWRVFAYLAVITVDGSSAFGRAFVDRLASSVRRYR
- a CDS encoding TIGR03086 family metal-binding protein, producing the protein MNPAADLGSLRTAGEVTSRIVAGIGADQWDAPTPCSEWNVRMLLNHVVAGNLLAAAVLGGVEFPAPEERARLGQVDRLGTDPLAATRQSVDDLVKAFEQPRVLEHVHPSPVGQVPGAALVHLRTTELLVHGWDLARATGQPADYPDALVEQELAFTKANVGRARTGPGGPFGASQPVAEDAPALDRLAALLGRSVASR
- a CDS encoding GyrI-like domain-containing protein; amino-acid sequence: MKTSEPTIVERAAQPYVAITASVPMTRMASTLPPLNGEVFGWLEARGIAPAGAPLWKYNVIDMDRELEIEVGVPVAEKIAGDDRVRCGVLPAGRYATLRHVGHPDELVDATGSLLRWADGQGLRWDVADKPGGERWAARVEFYLTDPADEPDLNKWETDLAFKLAD
- a CDS encoding PHP domain-containing protein; this encodes MALPADTHVHSEYSWDTGGPDSAAAGTMEQTCERAARIGLPAVVFTEHLDFVGWEADPGDESDLVRRLMDADGTLVPPPLDVDGYLEAIECCRHSFPDVQILTGVEFGQPHLDEEAASRVLDVSKLDRVNGSLHTLVVDGRRHEPPTLYRMWPADKVIWEYLAEVPRMVEGSETFEVLTHIDYAVRYWPREKNGPFDPKRFEDGFRQAMRALAGSGRALEMNVGGQLRPWIPQWWSEEGGRAVSFGSDAHEPRALANNFPEAVAMVEHYGFRPGHRPADFWTR